In Lepisosteus oculatus isolate fLepOcu1 chromosome 29, fLepOcu1.hap2, whole genome shotgun sequence, the genomic window GCAGCGTCTGCTGTAGGGACACTCACAGCCTTCTAGTTCCGATTCTAGAGCCCAAACCACTTCCAACTTTAGATATGAAATATCCCATTTCCAACACCATCTACCCATCACAGTCAAAGAGCTGAAGATTATCAAACCACCACATTCAGACTGCCTTTCATGTCCTACTCCCTTGACGTCAGGAGATTGTAGCCATGTGGTGACAAAAAACGTTTACAAAAACGTTTAGTATATACAAGGGCAACGACTAGGTTTCAGAACAGTTAGCTTataacacttaaaaaaacaacttagttTGTAGCTTTATCAATCTGCAAAGAATAACACACAATCTGGTGTAAATAACATGATTAGACTATCATAATACATTCCTCAGGTAGTTGCAAATCATGCAAATGAAAGACCAGGGCCAGATTTAAAAAGGAatttgtacagaaataaaaaatgccagtccaaataaaaaaaaaaaatcacaattggTTGATTGTAATTTCAAGTAActtaaaacccataaaaacccataaaattaaattaagattttCTGTTCACCTTGGTGAAAACATTTAGAACTGATTTATTtagttacaaattaaaaaaacccaacataaTAAATCTGGCCCAATAGCAAATAACCCAAAGAAAACATCCCAGATAAAATGGGATAATCAATCCCTCTTTTCCCTTTGGAAGAATATCAAGTAGAAGCAGGATTAAACTGATAAAACATACATTCCAGGTCTTAACAtgcaaaatacacagaaaatacaaTACTCTCTCCCAGTTTGGAAATCACAGAGATACCAGTCCAAACCACTAAGACACTGCAcatactgacaggctgaaaatTTCTTTACAATCAGGTCTTCCTGGATCAGTACTTTAAAACCATAACCCCAGCAAACTGTAGGCTTAGGTGACAGCTGATCTTGcctgaataaaaacaatttaatcgATGCTTGGTACAGCAGGATTCAACTGCTTTAATTTCACTCTAACTTGTGGTATTGTGGATAAAACACATACAAACCTCCTAGAATTTCACATGCCATcaatcacctactgtacatacatcttTCCATTTTCATTAGTTTATGTGCTTAGCGAATATGGTGcaagaaaggggaaaaaatcatgTGCATTTGGTTCTGTTTCAGTCACACATCTATTTAGTGCATCCTagtctgtatgtctttggaagatGGGAGGACATCAGAATAATTGGTGACATGTGTGTTAGCtttgctaaccattacaccatcaTCCCAGACAGACCAATCTCAAGGACAAGTTTGTGCTTGGCAAATAAACCGTGACGcctcacaggaaaaaaaagttgttttttatatCCCATAGGGATGGCAATAACTCAAAATGCATGATCCTTCTAATACAGAAGCCGAGATTCTTTCATGTACCACGGCAGACTTCGGTTCTGCAAGTGACAGGCTAACAAACTCGGAAATTTCCACCAATCTCAAGTACTCAAGAGACTCCAGCCCCAGCTGCCTCCTGCGCCTTCGCGCAAGATATCCGTTCCTGTGTGAAAGACGAGAGGCTTTAGTTCCAAATAAGTGCCTTACTTTGTAACAGAGCAAGAGCATAGAAACTGCTTTATCTCTGTGGGTATAATCATTTGGGTTTTCCAGTTTTATCAACCCATGCCTTCATCCATTGTAGTGTCTCCTGCAGAATAATTAGGTGGCTCCATTACCTCCAGGCACTACACTGCAGAAGAATACTTTATTCTATTTCATGTTCCTTTCTTAAAGGGTGGTCTGAAGATCTCCTTCTGCCACATTTAGAATATGCTGGAGCTGATGCCCACGCAGTAGATCTGCAGCAATGAAAAGTAAAACTggtgacagaaaaagaaaaggcaagaaCAAAGACAGATACAggagtggaaaataaaaatctttctgaTTTCATCTTCGGATCAGAACTGTTAAGGGCAAGGGTATGTTTGAATCTCACCAGATAAGATACAATTCATTCAACCAGAACCAAACTGGTAAGATAGtcatgcacattttaaaaaggttgAGGCTATCATTTATCGTCAAATCATATCTCacatataatttcattttgttcaaAGAGCAAAGCTGCAGATTCCAGAAAGCTAAGCTGCAAAAACAGCTTGCATGGTGTTAAATTTTTATGACCAGCATAAACACTTGGCCGCTTACGTCTTGTAATTAAGCTTACTTTCTTACCAAAATGGACACGTTCAATTAATTATCACACAAAATAATTAACGAATTAGTACATTATTACATAATTAGTCAATAAACCTGAAAGGACACCCTGCTGTACAGTGTGAAATGCTCTTAAATCTGGAGGGAGAAACTCAGCACTCTGACATGTTGTTcagttttcttgaaaaacagatttaaagatgttaagaaaaaaataccaaaatTGCTTAGGTTCTGGTTCTGTTTTTAGAAACCAGCAGGATTATTTGAAGTGGAGAAGATTTGGTCTTTATTGCAATGTTCCCAGAACGTTCACGCTACCATCATGGGATAGATGCGCTCCAGGGAACGGTTACCGCTGAGCTGTTGTTTGTGGAAGTATGACTGGTACACAGGCTATTCCCGCGAAAGATTCAGGGAAGTGCAAATCCCGTTCCCATTCGTCCGTCTCCGTGTTATACACTTGGACAATGCTTGTGACGTTATTTAAGTGCCAGTTGTAGCCCCCTACAATGTAGATCTTCTTGTCCAGTAAGCAGCACCCAGCTTCCGACTGCCCTGCACGCATGGGGCTCACCGTAGTCCACTGGTCAGCCTCCGGAACGTAGtattccacagccaaaacatcaAAACAGCGATCGACGTGGTCCATCCGGCCTCCGAGAGCGTACATGCGCCCGTTGGCGCTGACCATCGCGTGCAGCACTCTTGGTTCATTCATTGGGGACTTGAACTCCCACTGGTCCGATGCTGGGTCATAGCAGTGAAGGGTCTTTTTGTCCTCGACCGAAACACCGTACCCCCCAGATATGTACAGCTTGCCTGCGCAGGACGACCCGGCGTGCCCCCATATCCTCCGTTTCAGCGAGTCCACATAGGTCCACTCGTTCTTTTTGGGGCAGTAGCATTCCACGGAGGACAGGCTCCCCGATCGGTTCCTCCCCCCTGTGGCGTACAGCTGCCCCTGCAGCACGTTCAGCTGGAACTGGATCCTGCTCTCCTGCAGGGGCTGAATCCGCAGCCACTGGCTGAGGTGTGGGTCGTAGCGGAAGCATACATCCACTGCGCCCTCCCCACTGCGGTACTGCAGGTGCTGGCCTCCCACCACGTAGACAAAGTTGTCCAGGACCGAAACGCAGGAGTGGCTGCAGCCCGTCTCCATTTCTGTCAGCTCTTTGAACTGGCGGGCACTAATATCTGGGAGGTAGTAGACCTTGCTGCTCACTGTCCTGTCGTTGTCCGTGTAGGGCGTGCCCCCGAATGTTATGAGCGACACCACATCTGACCTGATTATCGTCCGGGGCGACTGCATCTCGTGCTGCCGGAATGGTAGGATCTGGTAATTGAAGGCCTCCAGCAGGTACTGTCTGCACAGCACGTCCTCCACCATGATGTCCACCGTCTGGACACTGTCCACCAGCTCCGAGGACTTCATGAGGGGGAACCGGATGTGGCACAGCACCTGGCTGGCCCCGGCGCGCCGGGACTCGTCGTGCTGCAGCCAGCGGATGGCGGCGTGGAAGAGGTTGATCTCGCTGCAGTTCCTCAGCTTGTTGCTCTGCAGGAAGAAGACGAGGCGCTCCAGGGGGATGTGCAGGAAGTCCTCCTCCTCTGCGATCTGCAGGAAGTGGCGGAAAGTGAAGGCGTCCACCGACTCcttcagagaggacaggctgaagGTGGTGGCCATCTGCCCGATGTTCAGACACGTCTCCACGCTCATGGCAGATTTCAGGAATTCCTCGCACAGCTCCACCACGGGCACCATCTGAAGGAAGACCGCCGCCCCCAGCACGTCCTGGATGCAGTCGAGGTCCAGCGTGACCTCAGCGCTGTAGGCGAAGTCGATGATGTGCTTCAGCCCTCTCGCCGAGACGCCCTTCAGCTCAATCGTATCCTGGGTGGCCTCCCGCA contains:
- the klhl26 gene encoding kelch-like protein 26 isoform X4, giving the protein MFTGGMREATQDTIELKGVSARGLKHIIDFAYSAEVTLDLDCIQDVLGAAVFLQMVPVVELCEEFLKSAMSVETCLNIGQMATTFSLSSLKESVDAFTFRHFLQIAEEEDFLHIPLERLVFFLQSNKLRNCSEINLFHAAIRWLQHDESRRAGASQVLCHIRFPLMKSSELVDSVQTVDIMVEDVLCRQYLLEAFNYQILPFRQHEMQSPRTIIRSDVVSLITFGGTPYTDNDRTVSSKVYYLPDISARQFKELTEMETGCSHSCVSVLDNFVYVVGGQHLQYRSGEGAVDVCFRYDPHLSQWLRIQPLQESRIQFQLNVLQGQLYATGGRNRSGSLSSVECYCPKKNEWTYVDSLKRRIWGHAGSSCAGKLYISGGYGVSVEDKKTLHCYDPASDQWEFKSPMNEPRVLHAMVSANGRMYALGGRMDHVDRCFDVLAVEYYVPEADQWTTVSPMRAGQSEAGCCLLDKKIYIVGGYNWHLNNVTSIVQVYNTETDEWERDLHFPESFAGIACVPVILPQTTAQR
- the klhl26 gene encoding kelch-like protein 26 isoform X2: MTDNRFSLLGVLRCVALQGSVLPGLGRMSKDNWVKLGTPKDVWIKQLGLQRYSFIATRHRSRWEVKGDLCMANKNSTLRCTFSAPSHSATLLQGLSALRAQGQLLDVVLAINEERFQVHRAVLASCSDYFRAMFTGGMREATQDTIELKGVSARGLKHIIDFAYSAEVTLDLDCIQDVLGAAVFLQMVPVVELCEEFLKSAMSVETCLNIGQMATTFSLSSLKESVDAFTFRHFLQIAEEEDFLHIPLERLVFFLQSNKLRNCSEINLFHAAIRWLQHDESRRAGASQVLCHIRFPLMKSSELVDSVQTVDIMVEDVLCRQYLLEAFNYQILPFRQHEMQSPRTIIRSDVVSLITFGGTPYTDNDRTVSSKVYYLPDISARQFKELTEMETGCSHSCVSVLDNFVYVVGGQHLQYRSGEGAVDVCFRYDPHLSQWLRIQPLQESRIQFQLNVLQGQLYATGGRNRSGSLSSVECYCPKKNEWTYVDSLKRRIWGHAGSSCAGKLYISGGYGVSVEDKKTLHCYDPASDQWEFKSPMNEPRVLHAMVSANGRMYALGGRMDHVDRCFDVLAVEYYVPEADQWTTVSPMRAGQSEAGCCLLDKKIYIVGGYNWHLNNVTSIVQVYNTETDEWERDLHFPESFAGIACVPVILPQTTAQR
- the klhl26 gene encoding kelch-like protein 26 isoform X1 translates to MTDNRFSLLGVLRCVALQGSVLPGLGRMSKDNWVKLGTPKDVWIKQLQGLQRYSFIATRHRSRWEVKGDLCMANKNSTLRCTFSAPSHSATLLQGLSALRAQGQLLDVVLAINEERFQVHRAVLASCSDYFRAMFTGGMREATQDTIELKGVSARGLKHIIDFAYSAEVTLDLDCIQDVLGAAVFLQMVPVVELCEEFLKSAMSVETCLNIGQMATTFSLSSLKESVDAFTFRHFLQIAEEEDFLHIPLERLVFFLQSNKLRNCSEINLFHAAIRWLQHDESRRAGASQVLCHIRFPLMKSSELVDSVQTVDIMVEDVLCRQYLLEAFNYQILPFRQHEMQSPRTIIRSDVVSLITFGGTPYTDNDRTVSSKVYYLPDISARQFKELTEMETGCSHSCVSVLDNFVYVVGGQHLQYRSGEGAVDVCFRYDPHLSQWLRIQPLQESRIQFQLNVLQGQLYATGGRNRSGSLSSVECYCPKKNEWTYVDSLKRRIWGHAGSSCAGKLYISGGYGVSVEDKKTLHCYDPASDQWEFKSPMNEPRVLHAMVSANGRMYALGGRMDHVDRCFDVLAVEYYVPEADQWTTVSPMRAGQSEAGCCLLDKKIYIVGGYNWHLNNVTSIVQVYNTETDEWERDLHFPESFAGIACVPVILPQTTAQR
- the klhl26 gene encoding kelch-like protein 26 isoform X3, translated to MAESGGGEFVPDSPQSSMANKNSTLRCTFSAPSHSATLLQGLSALRAQGQLLDVVLAINEERFQVHRAVLASCSDYFRAMFTGGMREATQDTIELKGVSARGLKHIIDFAYSAEVTLDLDCIQDVLGAAVFLQMVPVVELCEEFLKSAMSVETCLNIGQMATTFSLSSLKESVDAFTFRHFLQIAEEEDFLHIPLERLVFFLQSNKLRNCSEINLFHAAIRWLQHDESRRAGASQVLCHIRFPLMKSSELVDSVQTVDIMVEDVLCRQYLLEAFNYQILPFRQHEMQSPRTIIRSDVVSLITFGGTPYTDNDRTVSSKVYYLPDISARQFKELTEMETGCSHSCVSVLDNFVYVVGGQHLQYRSGEGAVDVCFRYDPHLSQWLRIQPLQESRIQFQLNVLQGQLYATGGRNRSGSLSSVECYCPKKNEWTYVDSLKRRIWGHAGSSCAGKLYISGGYGVSVEDKKTLHCYDPASDQWEFKSPMNEPRVLHAMVSANGRMYALGGRMDHVDRCFDVLAVEYYVPEADQWTTVSPMRAGQSEAGCCLLDKKIYIVGGYNWHLNNVTSIVQVYNTETDEWERDLHFPESFAGIACVPVILPQTTAQR